A single region of the Dehalococcoides mccartyi genome encodes:
- a CDS encoding proton-conducting transporter membrane subunit, with product MTAGLLLGGGGLLLAAALTGIVLNHGRKKVWQAVLWLIITAAVCLICGSLPVFFGSPLDILLWSIAPGLDIAFHFDHLASFFVIIISLISLCVAIYSLGYNHHLSSNERANLLSAVMSVFILSMVGVVASANTFSLLFFWEIMALSSFFLMMNDYQGVFTQRAGVYYFVLTQLSTVFLMMMAVVMYIQNGSFELSLDGAPSGIQSFVFILAFLAFGIKAGIIPLHKWLPYAHSASPSNVSALMSGVMLKVAVYGLVRFLTDILSPEIWWGVSILLLGMISALLGIIYAFKEHDLKMLLAFCSIENIGIIMMGIGLYVIFGCYGLDTMAMLALGAALFHSLNHAIFKSLLFMTAGSVVIAVGDRNIEKMGGLVKLMPYTTVIFLVGAVSISALPPFNGFMSELMLFESFFQSFSLAESSIKILLFSVLAILALTSALAAACFVKAFGEVFLAMPRSQEAASAKEVSKSMIIGPAILAVACLVLGLFTVPIFEMAGYSFDLPDMSLVGLVLVIFGVLVFGMVRLFSPRESRRSETWACGYIRPTPRFEYTAAGFAEPLFQIFRLIYRTRHYNERSYEDNQQAIFKQGKSAIHTLKFFDEYIYLPIAGLFGRISRYVSRLQDVDLGSHILYSFITVLLVILAARWLW from the coding sequence ATGACAGCGGGTTTATTGCTTGGCGGCGGGGGGTTACTTCTTGCTGCTGCCCTGACGGGCATAGTGTTAAATCACGGCAGGAAAAAGGTTTGGCAGGCGGTGCTGTGGCTGATTATAACGGCTGCGGTATGCCTGATTTGCGGGTCTTTACCGGTATTTTTCGGCAGTCCGCTTGATATTCTCCTCTGGAGTATCGCACCCGGGCTGGACATAGCCTTTCATTTTGACCATCTGGCATCGTTTTTTGTCATAATAATCAGCCTTATTTCGCTTTGTGTAGCAATATACTCTCTGGGATACAACCATCACCTGTCTTCCAACGAACGTGCCAACCTGCTTTCAGCTGTTATGAGTGTTTTCATACTTTCCATGGTTGGGGTGGTGGCCTCAGCCAATACCTTTAGTCTGTTATTCTTCTGGGAGATAATGGCGCTTAGCTCCTTTTTCCTGATGATGAATGATTATCAGGGGGTATTTACCCAGCGGGCCGGCGTCTATTATTTTGTGCTTACCCAGCTAAGCACTGTTTTCCTGATGATGATGGCTGTGGTTATGTATATCCAAAACGGCAGTTTTGAACTTAGCCTTGACGGTGCGCCGTCCGGTATTCAGAGCTTTGTTTTTATACTGGCATTTCTGGCCTTTGGGATAAAGGCCGGTATCATACCCCTTCACAAGTGGTTGCCGTATGCCCATTCTGCCAGTCCTTCCAACGTCTCCGCCCTTATGTCCGGAGTAATGCTCAAAGTGGCTGTTTATGGTCTGGTACGTTTCCTTACGGATATTCTCAGCCCGGAAATATGGTGGGGGGTATCAATACTTCTGCTGGGGATGATAAGTGCCTTGCTCGGCATTATCTATGCATTTAAAGAACATGACCTTAAAATGCTGCTGGCTTTTTGCAGTATAGAAAATATCGGCATTATTATGATGGGTATTGGCCTGTATGTTATTTTTGGTTGCTACGGGCTGGATACTATGGCTATGCTGGCACTCGGTGCGGCCTTATTTCACAGCCTGAACCATGCCATTTTTAAAAGTCTGCTGTTTATGACTGCCGGGTCGGTGGTGATTGCGGTAGGTGACCGCAATATTGAAAAAATGGGCGGGCTGGTGAAACTTATGCCCTATACCACGGTTATCTTTCTGGTTGGGGCGGTTTCCATATCCGCTCTGCCTCCCTTCAATGGTTTTATGAGTGAGCTGATGCTCTTTGAGTCTTTTTTCCAGTCCTTCTCTCTGGCCGAAAGCAGTATAAAGATACTTCTTTTCAGTGTGCTGGCCATACTGGCACTTACTTCGGCTTTGGCGGCAGCCTGTTTTGTAAAGGCTTTTGGGGAGGTCTTTCTGGCTATGCCCCGCAGTCAGGAAGCGGCTTCTGCCAAGGAAGTTTCAAAAAGTATGATTATAGGGCCGGCTATACTGGCAGTTGCCTGTCTGGTGCTGGGTCTTTTTACTGTTCCTATATTCGAAATGGCAGGTTACAGTTTTGACTTACCGGATATGTCACTGGTTGGCCTGGTGCTGGTTATATTCGGGGTTTTGGTCTTCGGTATGGTCAGGCTGTTTTCCCCCCGGGAAAGCCGCCGGAGTGAGACCTGGGCTTGCGGATATATCCGCCCCACCCCCCGCTTTGAGTATACCGCCGCCGGTTTTGCCGAACCTCTTTTCCAGATATTCCGGCTGATATACCGCACCCGCCACTACAATGAACGCAGTTACGAAGATAACCAGCAGGCTATTTTCAAGCAGGGCAAGTCCGCCATTCACACATTAAAGTTTTTTGATGAGTATATTTACCTGCCAATTGCCGGTTTGTTCGGGCGTATTTCCCGTTACGTATCCCGCCTGCAGGACGTTGATTTGGGCAGCCATATCCTGTACAGCTTTATAACCGTTCTGCTGGTTATACTGGCGGCAAGGTGGCTGTGGTGA
- a CDS encoding methylglyoxal synthase has protein sequence MEEPKITLGLIAHNNCKKDMLQLITSYAHLMKGHHLIATKSTGELIRKHTGLPVILKESGPDGGELQLGGFVASGIIKAVVFLRDPLKRKSHEPDVTALMRVCDAHNIPLATNRATAACVLHMALFHPEKLDDTPTEESRNDR, from the coding sequence GTGGAAGAACCAAAGATTACTCTGGGTCTCATTGCCCATAATAACTGCAAGAAAGACATGTTGCAGCTGATTACGTCATATGCCCACTTGATGAAAGGGCATCACCTTATTGCCACGAAAAGCACCGGCGAGCTTATCCGCAAACACACCGGACTGCCGGTGATACTCAAGGAAAGCGGCCCTGATGGGGGTGAACTGCAACTGGGGGGATTTGTAGCCAGCGGTATAATCAAAGCCGTAGTCTTCCTGCGAGACCCGCTGAAACGTAAAAGCCATGAACCGGATGTTACTGCTCTGATGCGGGTATGTGATGCTCATAATATTCCGCTGGCTACTAACAGAGCTACAGCTGCCTGTGTTCTTCATATGGCACTTTTCCACCCCGAAAAGCTGGATGATACACCAACCGAAGAAAGCCGTAATGACCGTTGA
- a CDS encoding FmdB family zinc ribbon protein, giving the protein MAIYEFSCPKCNHVLEINLKVDDRDTPQTCPECKTTGCKRSYSSSVTTRFPGDARPNRSGTKYKTPEKKVIHLSNLNKPR; this is encoded by the coding sequence ATGGCAATATATGAGTTTAGTTGCCCCAAGTGCAACCATGTTCTTGAAATAAACCTGAAGGTAGATGACAGGGATACCCCCCAGACCTGTCCGGAATGCAAGACAACCGGGTGTAAACGCAGCTACAGCAGTTCGGTAACCACCCGTTTCCCCGGTGATGCCAGACCAAACAGAAGCGGTACTAAATACAAAACACCTGAAAAAAAGGTCATCCACCTGAGTAATCTGAATAAACCCCGATAA
- a CDS encoding mechanosensitive ion channel family protein, whose translation MLIEFTLDSLVMLAIVAAVALALFLLVNKLFSKFIRKDEEKKLSLLRNELKSIRWPVLLIIWCIALYIIAENLTIEVELGKQISKALELLMVALTLWIGAGLIEGLLSWLKTEIPGKAKSKVNDHIIDSLRFIVPFLALLMLVVAGINVYGVAADGLTVWLGTHGVKLLLIIGLIIAGVYAVSRGVPALIRGIMFGGIAKPKEEAKKRADTLIGVAVSTAEVVVVAMGAFVALSEVGLDIGPILAGVGVLGVAIGFGAQSLVKDYLSGLFIILENQYSVGDVIKVMDVVGEVEFIDLRRTIVRDLDGVVHVVSNGEIRITSNYTKYLSRVNFDISIGYQEDINHAIDVINKVCAEFTSEPEWSKSVVKNSLGVLRVNKLGDSGVDIKVLGDVKPGTQWAIKGELRKRIKLAFDREHIEIPWPHTKVFFGNALPSTKVQIPKVPNEEHPDIDTESE comes from the coding sequence ATGCTGATTGAATTTACGTTGGATAGTCTGGTTATGTTGGCTATTGTGGCGGCTGTGGCTCTGGCGTTATTCCTGCTGGTGAATAAGTTATTTTCTAAATTTATCCGTAAAGATGAAGAAAAAAAGTTAAGCCTGCTTAGAAATGAGCTTAAATCAATCCGCTGGCCGGTTTTGCTGATTATCTGGTGTATTGCTTTATATATTATAGCTGAAAACCTGACTATTGAAGTCGAACTTGGCAAACAGATTTCCAAAGCTTTGGAATTACTGATGGTGGCCTTGACCCTGTGGATTGGGGCAGGACTTATAGAGGGGTTGCTTAGCTGGCTTAAGACCGAAATACCCGGCAAGGCCAAGTCAAAGGTAAACGACCATATTATAGACAGCCTTCGTTTCATCGTGCCATTTTTGGCACTCCTGATGCTGGTTGTTGCTGGTATAAACGTATACGGAGTGGCTGCAGACGGGTTGACTGTTTGGCTGGGTACTCACGGAGTTAAGCTGTTACTTATCATAGGTCTTATTATTGCCGGTGTGTATGCCGTCAGCCGTGGTGTGCCGGCGCTTATCCGCGGGATAATGTTTGGAGGGATTGCCAAACCTAAAGAAGAGGCTAAAAAGCGGGCTGATACCCTTATCGGGGTGGCTGTTTCCACTGCCGAAGTTGTAGTGGTGGCCATGGGGGCTTTTGTAGCCCTGTCCGAGGTGGGGCTGGATATCGGGCCGATACTGGCCGGGGTTGGCGTTCTGGGTGTAGCTATCGGTTTCGGTGCCCAGAGTTTGGTAAAAGACTACCTTTCAGGTTTGTTCATAATACTGGAAAACCAGTATTCAGTGGGAGATGTCATAAAGGTAATGGATGTGGTGGGTGAGGTGGAATTTATAGATTTACGCCGTACTATCGTGCGTGACCTGGATGGGGTAGTTCACGTGGTTTCCAACGGCGAAATACGGATAACCAGCAACTACACCAAATACCTTTCGCGTGTTAATTTCGATATCAGTATCGGCTATCAGGAAGATATAAACCACGCTATAGATGTTATAAACAAGGTATGTGCCGAATTCACCAGTGAGCCCGAATGGAGTAAATCCGTAGTTAAAAATTCACTCGGGGTACTCCGTGTAAATAAACTGGGTGATTCCGGGGTAGATATAAAAGTTTTGGGTGATGTCAAACCTGGTACTCAGTGGGCAATCAAAGGCGAGCTCCGCAAGCGGATAAAACTTGCTTTTGACCGTGAGCATATTGAAATACCCTGGCCGCATACCAAGGTATTTTTCGGCAATGCTTTGCCGTCTACCAAAGTTCAAATTCCCAAGGTGCCGAATGAAGAACACCCGGATATTGATACCGAATCAGAGTAG
- a CDS encoding TetR/AcrR family transcriptional regulator, which yields MPEIARQAGVSPVTVYNHFGNKEELIKEIFKVFLDNLLDSYRRIIEAKMPFEEKLETLFFSQEAFTQQYQGELMETSAKRYPVVQEYIDDYWGEQRDNLIGKLLAEGKAGGYIRPDLSLQGFFFYYQIVRRGVYAIPNIAERMLNKPHLMPEVISVAIHGLRG from the coding sequence ATACCGGAAATAGCCCGGCAGGCGGGTGTTTCACCCGTGACGGTCTATAACCATTTCGGAAACAAGGAAGAACTGATAAAGGAAATATTTAAAGTCTTTCTGGACAATCTCCTAGACAGTTACCGTAGGATAATAGAGGCAAAGATGCCGTTTGAGGAAAAGCTGGAGACTTTGTTTTTCAGTCAGGAGGCCTTTACCCAGCAGTATCAGGGTGAACTTATGGAGACTTCGGCTAAACGTTATCCGGTAGTGCAGGAGTATATTGATGATTACTGGGGAGAGCAGCGGGACAATCTTATCGGCAAGCTCTTGGCCGAAGGTAAAGCCGGCGGGTATATCAGGCCGGACCTCAGCCTGCAGGGTTTTTTCTTTTATTACCAGATAGTCAGACGGGGTGTGTATGCCATACCTAATATCGCTGAAAGAATGCTGAACAAACCCCATCTTATGCCGGAGGTTATCTCGGTGGCTATCCACGGCTTGCGCGGTTAG
- a CDS encoding SDR family oxidoreductase: protein MKVLVSGASGRIGNVLVRELIKSGYGVKALIKPGDAAQAIRGLDIERVEGDVTVYSSVLDGLKGCQAAFHLAGIVSIVPGQEKELYHTNVNGAANMADACLECGVTRLLYTSSIHALSEPPPGAAFTEEQGYHPSHFPPGYNRSMAQGALEVLKRLSDGLSGVIVCPSGVIGPYDYTPSEMGRVLLDYAGGKLKAYVDGGYDFVDVRDVAAGMIAAFEKGQNGQSYILSGQYVSIKGLFEILGRLSGVSPPRFKVPYTLAKLGAYISYPYYRLTRRSPLFTSYSLEVLQSNANISSAKARTVLGFSPRLAEESLADAYLWFKSMGYLGD from the coding sequence ATGAAAGTATTAGTAAGCGGGGCTTCCGGCCGCATAGGCAACGTACTGGTCAGGGAGCTGATAAAATCAGGCTACGGGGTAAAGGCTTTAATCAAACCGGGAGATGCCGCACAGGCTATCAGAGGGCTGGATATTGAGCGGGTGGAGGGTGATGTAACTGTTTATTCCTCTGTTCTGGACGGACTGAAAGGGTGTCAGGCAGCTTTTCATCTGGCAGGTATAGTTTCCATAGTGCCGGGGCAGGAAAAAGAGCTTTACCATACCAATGTAAACGGGGCAGCCAATATGGCGGATGCCTGTCTGGAGTGCGGGGTAACCCGCTTGCTTTACACCTCCTCAATCCATGCCTTGTCTGAACCTCCGCCGGGTGCGGCCTTTACCGAAGAGCAGGGTTATCATCCGTCTCATTTCCCGCCGGGATATAATCGCAGTATGGCTCAGGGGGCGCTAGAGGTGCTTAAGAGGCTATCTGACGGGCTCTCAGGTGTTATAGTTTGTCCCAGCGGGGTTATAGGCCCGTATGACTACACTCCATCTGAAATGGGCAGAGTTTTGCTGGATTACGCTGGCGGAAAACTGAAAGCCTATGTAGACGGCGGTTACGATTTTGTCGATGTACGGGACGTGGCTGCCGGTATGATAGCCGCCTTTGAGAAGGGGCAGAACGGGCAGAGCTATATACTTTCTGGACAGTATGTCAGCATCAAGGGCTTGTTTGAGATACTGGGCAGGCTTAGCGGGGTTAGCCCTCCCCGTTTCAAAGTTCCTTATACCCTTGCCAAGCTGGGGGCTTATATAAGTTATCCGTATTATCGTCTAACCCGCCGTTCTCCTCTTTTTACCTCTTACTCACTGGAGGTACTGCAGAGTAATGCCAATATCAGTTCGGCTAAAGCCCGCACAGTGCTTGGGTTTTCCCCCCGTCTGGCGGAGGAATCTCTGGCAGACGCCTATTTGTGGTTTAAATCTATGGGCTATTTAGGTGATTGA
- a CDS encoding NAD-dependent epimerase/dehydratase family protein — protein sequence MRVLVVGGTGFLGYHAVLELVRRGHQVSVVALPPMPSDHIFSPSVEVFFSNIRNLNHGMLLAMLKGQDAVVYAAGADDRIVPKSPAYLFFHKANVEDCLHFFSAAKEAGVKRGVFLGSYFCHFAKLWPDLRLGEYHPYIESRLEQEEAIFKLGGNEMAICGLRLPYIFGRMPGRIPLWRPLIKYLNSGWWLFYPRGGTNCVSAARVGEAIAGAVEKGQAGHSYLVGDENLSWDALLSKLGVILGKPKKVIHLPGFILRLAAFGIKSLHRLQGRESGLDPVRYITLQTRNTFFDPALSRKALGYGQGGLDTALKETVDACLEIPPEETPQ from the coding sequence ATGAGGGTGCTTGTAGTAGGCGGAACCGGCTTTCTGGGGTATCATGCAGTACTGGAATTGGTACGCCGGGGGCATCAGGTATCTGTAGTGGCTTTGCCGCCCATGCCTTCAGACCATATATTTTCCCCATCGGTTGAGGTGTTTTTTTCAAATATCCGCAATCTTAATCACGGCATGCTACTGGCTATGCTTAAAGGTCAGGATGCGGTGGTCTATGCCGCCGGTGCTGATGACCGGATAGTTCCCAAATCGCCTGCATATCTTTTTTTCCACAAGGCTAATGTTGAAGACTGCCTCCATTTTTTCTCTGCTGCCAAAGAAGCCGGGGTAAAAAGGGGTGTGTTTTTAGGCTCGTATTTCTGCCACTTTGCCAAACTCTGGCCGGATTTGCGCCTTGGTGAATACCACCCGTATATTGAAAGCCGCCTTGAACAGGAAGAAGCTATTTTTAAGTTGGGCGGAAATGAAATGGCTATCTGCGGCTTGCGTCTGCCTTATATATTCGGGAGGATGCCCGGCCGGATTCCCCTTTGGAGACCCTTAATAAAATACCTTAATTCCGGCTGGTGGCTTTTTTATCCCCGCGGCGGTACAAACTGTGTTTCGGCGGCAAGGGTGGGAGAAGCTATAGCTGGAGCGGTGGAAAAAGGGCAGGCGGGGCACAGCTATCTGGTGGGTGACGAAAACCTAAGCTGGGATGCATTGCTTTCCAAGTTAGGCGTAATCTTGGGTAAACCCAAAAAGGTTATTCATTTGCCGGGTTTTATTCTGCGTCTGGCTGCTTTTGGTATCAAAAGCCTGCATCGTTTGCAGGGGCGGGAATCAGGGCTTGATCCTGTCCGTTATATAACTTTGCAGACACGCAATACCTTCTTTGACCCTGCTCTTTCGCGAAAAGCCTTGGGATATGGACAAGGCGGATTGGATACCGCTCTGAAAGAAACGGTAGATGCCTGTCTGGAAATCCCGCCGGAAGAAACCCCGCAATGA
- a CDS encoding peroxiredoxin → MEEVTYAMPRIGDIAPPFEALTTHGVLKLEDFKGQWLIIFSHPADFTPVCTTEFIAFSEIYPELKKREVELLGLSVDSNSSHIAWVRNIEEKTGVKIPFPIIADLNKEVSFAYGMIHPGQSKTETVRCVFILDPGQKIRLIMYYPMNVGRNMREILRVIDALQTADENKVALPANWHPGEKVVVPPPSTQEMAEERMGQGYECIDWYLCKKNL, encoded by the coding sequence ATGGAAGAAGTAACCTACGCCATGCCCCGTATCGGGGATATAGCACCCCCGTTTGAAGCCTTGACTACTCACGGTGTTTTGAAACTGGAAGATTTCAAAGGCCAGTGGCTCATTATCTTTTCCCACCCTGCAGATTTTACTCCTGTCTGCACCACTGAATTTATTGCCTTCTCCGAGATTTACCCAGAATTGAAAAAACGTGAGGTCGAACTGCTTGGATTAAGCGTCGACAGCAATTCATCCCATATTGCCTGGGTAAGAAATATTGAAGAAAAAACCGGAGTAAAGATACCCTTCCCCATTATTGCCGACCTGAACAAAGAAGTGTCTTTTGCTTACGGCATGATTCACCCCGGACAGAGTAAAACCGAAACTGTAAGGTGTGTATTTATACTTGACCCCGGCCAGAAAATACGCCTCATCATGTACTACCCAATGAACGTAGGACGAAATATGCGGGAGATTTTGCGGGTGATTGACGCACTCCAGACTGCTGACGAAAACAAAGTAGCTCTGCCGGCTAACTGGCATCCCGGTGAAAAAGTAGTAGTGCCGCCGCCTTCTACCCAAGAAATGGCTGAAGAAAGAATGGGGCAGGGGTATGAATGCATAGACTGGTATTTGTGCAAGAAAAATCTCTAG
- a CDS encoding zf-TFIIB domain-containing protein yields MICPACSKDMLVVEYREIELDYCPACHGVWFDVGELGLLLNEVNLSTVQKTEEITDSHEAKRHCPICRRKMKKTALLKDPLLITDDCPSGHGMFFDGGEVDQLITRLSKDTNQPAVDFLKEVFKAR; encoded by the coding sequence ATGATTTGCCCGGCTTGCTCTAAAGATATGCTGGTAGTAGAGTACCGCGAGATAGAGCTGGACTATTGCCCAGCCTGTCACGGGGTTTGGTTTGATGTCGGAGAACTTGGTTTGCTGCTGAATGAAGTAAATCTGAGTACTGTCCAAAAGACAGAGGAAATAACCGATAGCCATGAGGCAAAACGCCACTGTCCCATCTGCCGCCGTAAGATGAAAAAGACTGCCCTGTTAAAAGACCCCCTTCTCATAACAGACGACTGTCCGTCGGGACATGGCATGTTTTTTGACGGGGGGGAGGTGGACCAGCTTATTACCCGCTTGAGTAAAGATACCAACCAACCGGCAGTGGATTTCTTGAAAGAAGTCTTTAAAGCCAGATAA
- a CDS encoding LemA family protein, which produces MWIALIVILALLLILGLWFAGVYNGLVGLRNQVKNAWAQIDVQLKRRYDLIPNLIETVKGYMTHERQTLESVTNARNLAQQLSTSTSVEARAKAEGELSSALSRLLAVVENYPNLKANQNFLALQEELTSTENKISFARQFYNDSVMKYNNQTQMFPSNIVAGMANFKASEFFEVKVEEERQAPKVKF; this is translated from the coding sequence ATGTGGATTGCACTTATAGTTATTCTAGCACTGTTACTGATACTGGGACTGTGGTTTGCCGGTGTATACAACGGACTGGTAGGCCTGCGGAACCAAGTCAAAAACGCCTGGGCACAGATAGATGTCCAGCTAAAAAGACGCTATGATTTAATACCCAACCTGATTGAAACAGTCAAAGGCTACATGACCCATGAACGGCAGACCCTTGAGTCTGTGACCAATGCCCGTAATCTGGCCCAGCAGTTATCCACTTCTACCAGTGTGGAAGCCAGAGCCAAGGCCGAAGGTGAGCTGTCTTCCGCCCTCTCACGCCTGCTGGCAGTAGTTGAAAACTATCCCAACCTGAAAGCTAACCAGAACTTTCTGGCTTTGCAGGAAGAACTGACCTCTACTGAAAACAAGATAAGTTTTGCCCGCCAGTTTTACAATGACTCGGTTATGAAATATAACAACCAAACCCAAATGTTCCCCTCAAACATTGTGGCCGGCATGGCTAATTTCAAGGCCAGCGAATTTTTTGAGGTCAAGGTAGAAGAGGAACGCCAGGCTCCCAAGGTAAAGTTTTAA
- a CDS encoding M48 family metallopeptidase: MWEQIQSNKTRSIMLVIGMGLILVALGYALGMAFTENGLVGLVIALVLWGIMNLVALTQGDSILLGMANAKEIKPADHPRLYNVVEEMKIASGLDTMPKVYIIDDPALNAFATGRDKNHISVAITSGLLQKLNRDELQGVIGHEMAHIKNRDVSLMVWCSILLGTIVILAQYGSRMFIFGGGSRRSSSNEGGGGGAQAILMVAALLLIILAPLFAQLIYFAISRKREYLADASSAQYTRYPEGLASALEKLGASTAQLRSANQATAPMYIINPFRAKGKAAADLTSTHPPISERIRILRSMNGASYHNYDEAFKQVKGGHVIPPTAIKLDHAETIREASDEGPLATEIGRARETSNALWNMNKYQTVDCDCGVRLRIPPGLKGQEIQCPHCGKTHQT; encoded by the coding sequence ATGTGGGAACAGATACAATCCAATAAAACCCGTTCCATTATGCTGGTTATCGGTATGGGGCTTATTTTGGTAGCTCTGGGCTACGCTCTGGGCATGGCCTTTACCGAAAATGGTCTGGTGGGACTGGTAATTGCCCTTGTCCTGTGGGGAATTATGAATCTGGTAGCCCTGACCCAGGGCGACAGTATTCTTCTGGGCATGGCTAATGCCAAGGAGATAAAACCGGCTGACCATCCGCGCCTTTACAACGTGGTGGAGGAAATGAAGATTGCCTCCGGGCTGGATACCATGCCCAAGGTATATATCATTGATGACCCCGCCTTAAACGCCTTTGCCACCGGACGGGACAAAAACCATATTTCAGTTGCCATTACTTCCGGACTGCTGCAGAAGCTGAACCGTGATGAGCTGCAGGGTGTGATAGGGCATGAAATGGCCCATATCAAAAACCGGGATGTCTCACTGATGGTATGGTGCAGTATCCTTTTGGGGACTATAGTTATTTTAGCCCAGTACGGCTCACGGATGTTTATTTTCGGCGGAGGGTCACGCCGTTCTTCCTCAAACGAAGGGGGCGGCGGCGGGGCTCAGGCTATCTTGATGGTGGCGGCACTGCTGCTTATTATACTGGCACCCTTGTTTGCCCAGCTGATATATTTTGCCATTTCACGCAAACGCGAATATCTGGCAGATGCGTCATCTGCCCAGTATACCCGTTACCCGGAGGGGCTGGCTTCCGCCCTTGAAAAGCTGGGGGCTTCTACCGCACAGCTGCGCTCAGCCAACCAGGCTACCGCCCCCATGTATATAATTAACCCCTTCAGGGCCAAGGGAAAAGCCGCCGCTGACCTGACTTCCACCCATCCCCCCATAAGCGAGCGGATACGGATTCTGCGGTCTATGAACGGAGCTTCCTACCACAACTATGATGAGGCCTTTAAACAGGTAAAAGGCGGACATGTTATACCGCCTACCGCTATCAAGCTTGACCACGCCGAGACTATACGGGAGGCTTCGGACGAAGGGCCTTTGGCTACTGAAATCGGCCGCGCCCGCGAAACCTCAAATGCCCTCTGGAATATGAATAAATACCAGACGGTAGATTGTGACTGCGGGGTCAGGCTGCGTATCCCACCCGGCTTAAAGGGGCAGGAAATACAGTGCCCGCACTGCGGCAAAACCCACCAGACCTGA
- the cysE gene encoding serine O-acetyltransferase, whose amino-acid sequence MIKDIRNVFSKDPAARSVAEVLFCYPGLHALWFHRVANWLWRHKLHFWARWLSHCGRFCTGIEIHPGAKIGQRFFIDHGMGVVIGETSEIGDDVLMYQGVVLGGTSLSKGKRHPTICSNAVIGTGAVVLGGITVGEGAKIGAGSVVTKDVPAGATVVGIPGRVVEESRRMVLDLEHGKLPDPVADALKVVLAEQQKLMDRLAQLEKNSGLKVPQDELRGQIREIMKEFNL is encoded by the coding sequence ATGATAAAAGATATTAGAAACGTTTTCAGCAAAGACCCGGCTGCCAGAAGTGTGGCAGAGGTTCTTTTTTGTTATCCCGGTTTGCATGCCCTCTGGTTTCACCGGGTGGCAAACTGGCTTTGGCGGCACAAGCTCCATTTCTGGGCGCGCTGGCTTTCTCATTGCGGACGGTTCTGCACCGGCATTGAGATTCATCCGGGGGCAAAAATAGGCCAGCGTTTTTTCATTGACCACGGGATGGGTGTAGTTATTGGTGAAACCTCTGAAATTGGTGATGACGTGCTTATGTACCAGGGCGTGGTCTTAGGCGGCACCAGTTTATCCAAAGGTAAACGTCACCCTACTATCTGCAGTAATGCGGTTATCGGCACAGGTGCGGTAGTCCTGGGCGGCATTACCGTGGGTGAAGGGGCAAAAATCGGGGCAGGTTCGGTAGTGACCAAGGACGTTCCGGCCGGGGCAACTGTAGTGGGTATACCGGGGCGGGTAGTTGAAGAATCACGCCGTATGGTTCTTGATTTGGAACACGGCAAGCTGCCGGATCCGGTAGCGGATGCCTTAAAAGTGGTGCTGGCCGAACAGCAAAAGCTGATGGACAGGCTTGCCCAGCTTGAAAAAAACAGCGGGCTGAAAGTGCCTCAGGATGAGCTTCGCGGGCAGATACGTGAGATTATGAAAGAGTTTAACCTCTGA
- the cutA gene encoding divalent-cation tolerance protein CutA, whose amino-acid sequence MKANSFLVVFITAKDAEEAALISKVLLTQRKAACVSIVPRVNSQYWWQGKIEESAESLLIVKTRQSMLDSLIEVVHEVHSYENPEILALPVAGGSPEYLDWLDKELSAPPDIPE is encoded by the coding sequence GTGAAGGCAAATTCATTCCTGGTAGTCTTCATAACCGCCAAAGATGCAGAGGAAGCCGCCCTTATCTCAAAGGTGCTGCTTACCCAGCGCAAAGCGGCCTGCGTCAGCATTGTTCCGCGGGTAAACTCGCAGTATTGGTGGCAAGGGAAAATAGAGGAATCAGCCGAAAGCCTGCTTATTGTTAAAACCCGCCAGTCCATGCTGGATTCCCTTATAGAGGTAGTACATGAGGTTCACAGCTATGAAAACCCCGAAATATTGGCATTGCCGGTAGCCGGGGGTAGCCCGGAATATCTGGACTGGCTGGATAAAGAACTTTCTGCCCCGCCGGATATTCCGGAATAG